AAAGGGTTTTGGTGTCCCCTACCCCGTGCCCCTCTTGACTCAATGAGTAACGTCTCTGTTAGTCTTTGTTCGTCTCTGTCTATTCGTTACTTCTCTGTCTATTCGTTACTTCTCTGCCCATTCGTTACTTCTCTGTCTATTCGTTACTTCTCTGTCCATTCGTTACGTTCCTAAGGTCACTCGACAGTGAGCGAATGAATGGGACACTCACAGTAGCCCTTCTTGCGGGTCCAGTCGGTGATGCAGTCGTAGTGGAAACAGCAGAGACACTCGAGACGGGCAACCTTGTCGCCCGGATGGAACTCGTCAAGACAAATGACACACTCGTTGTCCTCGTTGACGGAGACCATCGCAAAGTCTGCGTCCTTGGGGATGTACGAGATAAGCATCCTGTTGACATGTCGTTTCAGAGCTCCCTCGTGGTGCTGTGGTGACCCAAACTCCTGTTCTTGTATGCAAAGTCTCACATGTTCCTCACGCTGGGCTTCCTCTTGATCCTTCAGACACTCTCCACAGATCGGACATCTGTCTCGGTCGTTGATGTCTTCGACAGAGTCACTTCTCTCAATCGTGTCTTCGCAGGGTATGACTGTCTTCACTATACTCGAACACTCCTGCGTTTGTGTATCATCATAAGAGACCCTCTCTGGTGGACTGAGCTCTCGGTTCGTGTTGCCCTCAGTACGCATGTAGCTCCCATCGTTCCGTATAATACTGACCCCCCTTCCATCGCCATCACTATCACCGTCACCGTCACCGTCACCGTCGTTGTAGTTATCGTTGTAGTTTTCATTTATACTGTCATTCCCAGCTTCTGTCAAACCTAGCGCCTCCTTCAACATCTTGATCTCTTTAAAACACACATTGCACGTTCTGAACTCAACGTGCCGTAACGCCCACGTGACCCGTTGGTTGCCCCCATCTTCCTCGGGCTCAACGACAGTGCTACCTGGTATATAAGTACAGTAGTTCCCACAACATGCACTGCAATAGATTCTCCCACATTTCCGACAGTGGTGCTTGCGATTAAAAAAGTTGAACTTCAGCTTACACGTTGGACACTGCGTCACTTGGGAATCGTCCTCCCATATGGCCGTTACAACATCGCCGGCTTCATCCACTGGAGAAGACCAATGGCTCGCCCCCGTGATGGCGTCATCCAAATTCTGGTACCCTGGCTCCGACACTGCACCAGAGACCAATCCGTTCATGGACGATTCTGAGCGTGGTGGATCTCCATGGTTTCCGACGTAGGGTGTCGACTCAGTGGCAACTGCATTGGACATCACTTTAAGTTTGGCTTGTAATCAAGTGGATTGGAATTGCGCTGTATTTgagagaaaacaaaaaaaaacaaactttGTCTGTCgttctatatatatatatgtatctatatatagatatacCAATCTGTGTGATGGTGTTGTTGTATGTGGCACGTCCTAGACAAGGAAAACTGGCGTGGTTTACCCTTCCTGCAGAGACAAAAGGAACAAAGATCACATCTTTACgtcaaaaat
The window above is part of the Pichia kudriavzevii chromosome 1, complete sequence genome. Proteins encoded here:
- a CDS encoding uncharacterized protein (PKUD0A04050; similar to Saccharomyces cerevisiae YDR313C (PIB1); ancestral locus Anc_5.339), yielding MSNAVATESTPYVGNHGDPPRSESSMNGLVSGAVSEPGYQNLDDAITGASHWSSPVDEAGDVVTAIWEDDSQVTQCPTCKLKFNFFNRKHHCRKCGRIYCSACCGNYCTYIPGSTVVEPEEDGGNQRVTWALRHVEFRTCNVCFKEIKMLKEALGLTEAGNDSINENYNDNYNDGDGDGDGDSDGDGRGVSIIRNDGSYMRTEGNTNRELSPPERVSYDDTQTQECSSIVKTVIPCEDTIERSDSVEDINDRDRCPICGECLKDQEEAQREEHVRLCIQEQEFGSPQHHEGALKRHVNRMLISYIPKDADFAMVSVNEDNECVICLDEFHPGDKVARLECLCCFHYDCITDWTRKKGYCECPIHSLTVE